CTGCTCCCAGGTGGTCGGCGGTGCGGTGATGCCGGCGTCGGCGAACGACTTCTTGTTGTAGTACAGGCTGTACGCCATGCTGTAGAGCGGCACGGCGGCCGGCGGCTTGCCGGGGGCGCCGGCGGCGGCGAGCGCGGCGGGCACGATCCGGTCCTTGCCGCCGACGGCCTGCAGGGTGGCGTCGTCGAACTCGACCAGGGCGCCGGTGGCCTGCAACGAGGCCGACCAGGTGTTGCCGATGTTCACCACGTCCGGGCCCTTGCCGGAGGCGGCGGCGGCGAGCAGCCGGTTGAGCAGGTCCGACCAGGGGACCACCTCGACGTTGACCTTGATGCCGCTCTGCTTCTCGAACTTGTCCAGCTCCGGCTGGAGGATCGTCTTGTCGGCCTCCAGGCTGGCGCCCTGGTTGCTGGCCCAGTAGGTGAGGGTCTTGCCCGATCCGGCGGAGTCGTCGCCGGAGCCGCCGCAGGCGGTCAGCGAGGCCGCGGCCAGTACGGCGGCGGTGAATATCCCGAGGTGTCGTCTCGACACGGTCAGCCCTTCCGGTACGTGGTGGGGGTCCGCCGACCTCCGTCGTCGATAGGGGTGGGCGACGGACGGCCGGCTGCGGACGGGATTTCGGGGTGCGCCGCCGGGGTCCGGTGGCGTTTCCCGGGAGTTACATCACGGCTTAATGAATGTCGTCATTAAAGTTGCTGTCCAGTGGGTCGTCAAGCACGGGCCGGTTACAGTCGCTCGAACGACCGACGGGATCGAGGTGCCGAGTGGAGCTGGCGCGAGCCACCAACCGGAGCGTCCGGCTGCGCAACAGGTCTGCCCTGCTGACGAAGCTCTTCCTCGACGCCCCGCTCACCCGGCAGGACCTGGTGCGCAGCACCGGGCTGAGCCAGCCGGCGGTAAGCAACGTGGTGGCCGACCTGATCGACGAGGGGCTGGTCGCCGAGGCCGGCGCCGCCGAGTCCGACGGGGGCCGACCCAGCATGCTGCTGCGGGTCGCACCCCGGTTCGCCTTCGTCGTCGGGGTGGACGTGGGTGAGACCCGGGTCCGGGTCGAGCTGTTCGACTTCGCGATGACCCTGCTGGCCAGCGTCGAGTACCCGCTCGACCCGGCGCGCACCGAGCCCGACGTGGTGGCCGGGCACGTGCTGGCCGGCATCGACGCGGTGACCGGCCAGGCCCAGGTGGCCACCAGCGACGTGCTCGGCGTCGGGATCGGCGTCTCCGGGGTGGTCGAGCAGGGCACCCAGGCCGTGGTGCACGCCCAGGCCCTGGGCTGGGACCGGGTGCCGCTGGAGCGCCTGATCGGCGCCGGCACCGACCTGCCGCTGCACATCGACAACGGCGCGAAGACCCTCGGCCAGGCGGAGATGTGGTTCGGTGCCGGCCGGGGCGCGCGGCACGCGGTCTTCGCGCTGGTCGGCTCCGGTGTCGGTGCGGCGGTGGTGACCAATGGCGTCACCTACCGGGGCGCGTCCAGCAGCGCGGGGGAGTGGGGGCACACCACCCTGGTGTACGGCGGCCGGGCCTGCCGGTGCGGCGCGCGCGGCTGCCTGGAGGCGTACGTGGGCGCGGAGGCGATCATCGACCGCTACCGGGAGGCGCGCCGGGGCCGGCCAGTGCCGGGCGAGGATGAGGAGTCCCAGCTCGCCGCCCTGGTCGACGCCGCCGCGACCTCGGCCACCGCCCGACGGGTGCTGGACGACACCGCTGGCTACCTCGGCGCCGGGGTGGCCAACCTGATCAACCTGTTCAACCCGGAGCGGGTGGTGCTCGGCGGTTGGGCGGCGATGGCGCTGGGCGACCTGCTGCCGGCCGTCCGGGAGGCCGCCGGCCGGCAGGCGCTGCGCCAGCCGTACGAGCAGGCGTCGATCGAGCTGTGCCGGCTCGGGGTGGACGCCGTGGCGTTGGGTGCCGCCACGCTGCCGATTGCCCGGTTCCTCACCGAGGGTGGCGTACGCCGCTGAGGGGCAATTCGCCCACAACAAACCTTCGGGATAAATAACAGTGTTATAGATCGATGTCTTGACGCCGTCGCAATCGCGCCGCAACACTCCTACGAGAGCGCTCTCCGCCCCGCGGCGTCCGCATCGGCGGCACCACCCACGGCACCACGGGCGAGCCCGATCCCACCCGCGCGTCGTCCGTAACCCCCTATCGACAGGCGATGTCATGACATCTCGCGCTACATCCGCACGCCCGCGTCCCCGGCGTGCCGTCCGACACCTGCTCCTCGGGCTCACCGTGGCCCTGGTCGCGGCGCTCACCCCGGCCGGCGTCCCGACACCGGCGCAGGCCGCCCCCACCCTGCTGTCGCAGGGCCGCCCGGCCACCGCCTCGTCCACCGAGAACGCCGGCACCCCGGCCGCCGCCGCCTTCGACGGCAACACCGGCACCCGCTGGGCCAGCGCGTTCAGCGACCCCCAGTGGCTCCAGGTCGACCTGGGTGCCCGGGCCACCCTCAGCCAGGTGACCCTGCAGTGGGAGGGTGCCTACGCCCGCGCCTTCCAGCTCCAGACCTCCGACGACGGGGCCACCTGGACCACCATCTACTCGACCACCACCGGCGCCGGCGGCACGCAGACCCTCGCCGTCACCGGCGCCGGCCGG
The nucleotide sequence above comes from Micromonospora sp. NBC_00389. Encoded proteins:
- a CDS encoding ROK family transcriptional regulator; its protein translation is MELARATNRSVRLRNRSALLTKLFLDAPLTRQDLVRSTGLSQPAVSNVVADLIDEGLVAEAGAAESDGGRPSMLLRVAPRFAFVVGVDVGETRVRVELFDFAMTLLASVEYPLDPARTEPDVVAGHVLAGIDAVTGQAQVATSDVLGVGIGVSGVVEQGTQAVVHAQALGWDRVPLERLIGAGTDLPLHIDNGAKTLGQAEMWFGAGRGARHAVFALVGSGVGAAVVTNGVTYRGASSSAGEWGHTTLVYGGRACRCGARGCLEAYVGAEAIIDRYREARRGRPVPGEDEESQLAALVDAAATSATARRVLDDTAGYLGAGVANLINLFNPERVVLGGWAAMALGDLLPAVREAAGRQALRQPYEQASIELCRLGVDAVALGAATLPIARFLTEGGVRR